The Pseudomonas baetica genome includes a region encoding these proteins:
- the greB gene encoding transcription elongation factor GreB produces the protein MSRYRPPRTAGTALITPEGEARMRAEFHELWHVRRPQVTQSVSEAAAQGDRSENAEYTYGKKMLREIDSRVRFLTKRLEALKVVSEKPSDPNKVYFGAWVTIEDEDGKQSRYRIVGPDELDLKLGLISIDSPLARALIGKALDAEVRVQTPTGEQFVYIVAIDYP, from the coding sequence CGCTGATCACCCCTGAAGGTGAAGCGCGGATGCGTGCCGAATTCCATGAGCTGTGGCATGTGCGTCGCCCGCAGGTGACGCAGTCGGTCAGCGAGGCGGCGGCGCAAGGTGATCGCTCGGAAAACGCCGAGTACACCTACGGCAAAAAGATGCTGCGCGAGATCGACAGCCGTGTGCGCTTTCTCACCAAACGCCTGGAAGCGCTCAAGGTTGTCAGCGAAAAACCCAGCGATCCGAACAAGGTCTACTTCGGTGCGTGGGTGACCATCGAAGACGAAGACGGCAAGCAATCGCGCTACCGCATCGTCGGCCCGGATGAACTGGATCTGAAACTGGGTCTGATCAGCATTGATTCGCCACTGGCCCGGGCCTTGATCGGCAAGGCGCTGGACGCCGAAGTGCGGGTGCAGACGCCAACCGGTGAGCAATTCGTTTACATCGTCGCCATCGACT